A stretch of Candidatus Dormiibacterota bacterium DNA encodes these proteins:
- the recA gene encoding recombinase RecA, whose amino-acid sequence MSTERERALSTALGQIERSYGKGAIMRLGAADAQRNVDAIPTGALTLDIALGVGGVPRGRVVEIYGPESSGKTTLTLHIIAEAQKRGGVAAFIDAEHALDPQYAARIGVRTEELLISQPDTGEQALEIVEVLVRSGAVDVIVIDSVAALVPKAEIDGEMGDTHVGLQARLMSQAMRKLTAAISRSNASVIFINQLREKVGVMFGNPEVTTGGRALKFYASVRMDIRKIDSIKQGLDVVGSRVKVKVVKNKVAPPFRAAEFDILYDEGISYAGSVLDVALESRIVEKSGAWFSYGDMRLGQGRENVRDFLRQNPDLLGEIAQRVRASLLPAPAPAADVPATPATPSANGSAAAPATGG is encoded by the coding sequence GTGTCCACCGAGCGAGAACGCGCGCTGAGCACAGCGCTGGGCCAGATCGAGCGCTCCTACGGAAAGGGCGCGATCATGCGGCTGGGGGCAGCCGACGCGCAGCGCAACGTCGACGCCATCCCCACCGGGGCGCTGACCCTCGACATCGCCCTCGGCGTCGGCGGCGTGCCCCGCGGCCGGGTGGTCGAGATCTACGGGCCGGAGTCGTCGGGCAAGACCACGCTCACCCTCCACATCATCGCCGAGGCCCAGAAGCGGGGGGGCGTGGCCGCCTTCATCGACGCCGAGCACGCCCTCGACCCCCAGTACGCCGCGCGCATCGGGGTGCGCACCGAGGAGCTGCTCATCTCCCAGCCCGACACCGGGGAGCAGGCCCTGGAGATCGTCGAGGTGCTGGTGCGCAGCGGTGCGGTCGACGTGATCGTCATCGACTCCGTCGCCGCGCTGGTCCCCAAGGCGGAGATCGACGGCGAGATGGGCGACACTCACGTCGGCCTCCAGGCCCGGCTGATGTCCCAGGCGATGCGCAAGCTCACCGCTGCCATCAGCCGCTCCAACGCCAGCGTGATCTTCATCAACCAGCTGCGCGAGAAGGTCGGGGTGATGTTCGGGAACCCCGAGGTCACCACCGGCGGCCGGGCGCTGAAGTTCTACGCCTCGGTGCGCATGGACATCCGCAAGATCGACTCCATCAAGCAGGGCCTCGACGTGGTCGGCAGCCGGGTCAAGGTCAAGGTGGTGAAGAACAAGGTGGCCCCGCCCTTCCGCGCGGCCGAGTTCGACATCCTCTACGACGAGGGCATCTCCTACGCGGGCAGCGTCCTCGACGTCGCCCTGGAGAGCCGCATCGTCGAGAAGAGCGGCGCCTGGTTCAGCTACGGCGACATGCGCCTCGGCCAGGGGCGCGAGAACGTCCGCGACTTCCTGCGCCAGAACCCCGACCTGCTCGGCGAGATCGCCCAGCGGGTCCGGGCCAGCCTGCTCCCCGCCCCGGCCCCCGCCGCCGACGTCCCGGCGACGCCGGCGACGCCGTCCGCAAACGGGTCCGCGGCAGCGCCGGCCACCGGGGGGTAG
- a CDS encoding RidA family protein — MSTGPPRPGARSGSPFEEAFGFRRAVAVDGRVVVSGTAPIEPDGGCAEGAGAQARRCLAIIAEALRELGAAPADVVRTRMYIVDPEDAEAVGRAHLDAFGEARPAATMVVVAGLLDPRWRVEIEAEAEVSRPGAAAPPG; from the coding sequence ATGTCCACCGGTCCCCCACGCCCCGGAGCTCGCTCCGGATCGCCCTTCGAGGAGGCCTTCGGCTTCCGCCGCGCGGTGGCCGTCGACGGCCGGGTGGTGGTGTCCGGGACGGCGCCGATCGAGCCGGACGGCGGCTGCGCCGAGGGCGCCGGGGCCCAGGCGCGGCGGTGCCTGGCGATCATCGCCGAAGCGCTGCGGGAGCTCGGGGCGGCACCCGCCGACGTGGTCCGCACCCGGATGTACATCGTCGACCCCGAGGACGCCGAGGCGGTCGGCCGCGCCCATCTCGACGCCTTCGGCGAGGCCCGGCCGGCGGCGACGATGGTGGTGGTTGCCGGCCTCCTCGACCCCCGATGGCGGGTGGAGATCGAGGCCGAGGCCGAGGTCAGCCGGCCCGGAGCCGCCGCGCCACCAGGCTGA
- a CDS encoding UdgX family uracil-DNA binding protein (This protein belongs to the uracil DNA glycosylase superfamily, members of which act in excision repair of DNA. However, it belongs more specifically to UdgX branch, whose founding member was found to bind uracil in DNA (where it does not belong), without cleaving it, appears to promote DNA repair by a pathway involving RecA, rather than base excision.), giving the protein MARGEVVAAPVAAFEALRAGAARCTACSLHQHATRTVFGEGPVPAPLMLVGEQPGDREDREGRPFVGPAGQILDRALAEAGIDRGAAYVTNAVKHFRWVRRGSRRIHQTPLVSEINACHRWLDAELEAVNPRIVVAMGATAVRALLGPGVRLTRQRGECLDLEGGREAYVTVHPSSVLRVDDPGQRHLEMARLVDDLSLVARRLRAG; this is encoded by the coding sequence TTGGCACGGGGCGAGGTCGTGGCGGCGCCGGTCGCCGCGTTCGAGGCGCTGCGCGCCGGGGCGGCGCGGTGCACGGCCTGCTCGCTCCACCAGCACGCCACCCGGACGGTGTTCGGGGAGGGGCCGGTGCCCGCCCCGCTCATGCTGGTCGGCGAGCAGCCCGGCGATCGCGAGGACCGGGAGGGCCGTCCCTTCGTCGGTCCCGCCGGGCAGATCCTCGACCGGGCGCTCGCCGAGGCGGGCATCGACCGGGGCGCCGCCTACGTGACCAACGCGGTGAAGCACTTCAGGTGGGTGCGGCGAGGGTCACGGCGGATCCACCAGACCCCGCTGGTCAGCGAGATCAACGCCTGCCATCGGTGGCTCGACGCCGAGCTGGAGGCGGTGAACCCCCGCATCGTCGTCGCCATGGGAGCCACCGCGGTGCGGGCGCTGCTCGGGCCGGGGGTGCGGCTGACCCGCCAGCGCGGCGAGTGCCTCGACCTGGAGGGGGGCCGGGAGGCGTACGTCACCGTGCACCCCTCGTCGGTCCTGCGGGTCGACGACCCCGGCCAGCGCCACCTCGAGATGGCCCGCCTGGTCGACGACCTCAGCCTGGTGGCGCGGCGGCTCCGGGCCGGCTGA
- a CDS encoding stage V sporulation protein S, producing the protein MEILKVSATSKPVAVAGAIAGVIRSSQKVEVQAIGAGAINQAIKAIAISRGYVAPGGIDLICIPSFIDISIDGEERTGIRLLVESR; encoded by the coding sequence GTGGAAATCCTCAAGGTCTCGGCCACCTCGAAGCCCGTTGCCGTGGCGGGAGCGATCGCGGGTGTGATCCGCAGCTCTCAGAAGGTGGAGGTCCAGGCCATCGGGGCCGGCGCCATCAACCAGGCGATCAAGGCGATCGCCATCTCCCGAGGCTACGTCGCCCCCGGCGGGATCGACCTCATCTGCATCCCGTCCTTCATCGACATCAGCATCGACGGAGAGGAGAGGACCGGGATCCGGCTGTTGGTGGAGTCGCGCTGA
- a CDS encoding MFS transporter produces MPSTLRQDGAAGSPPARPGASPPPRPGAEPGRVAALTARSGIELGALLAGCALLRVGAAGAGQAVQLDLVDLGGGRASHITVGLVGAAQAVPEMLLAFGLARLADRFGRRRFLIGGPLLGMLAVLLLAGAVHPAQIGIARLFEGVGAAAFVPTALGTIAAATSSDRAVRARASGAFEGATLVGYAGGFLVGPLFYHLLGRGCFLVLAAFYLAAALVSLRFVPWIPPLQTSPVGVIMRAITGPGPIRVFIPAWLAVNTLVGGWYFNLASLLRQSRDPSQTLVHGFDNRVISAILLGWVVLLILGILIWTPVLRRIGGPATMRRAIPGVYLIGIGTLLMNHLPLAWAPALLPIAAVGVMTIGGFGPAAVAYLADCSESLAADRAALMAFYTITLAGGGALGSLLGGLLAKWLLLDGLVLLGVLCATVALVSLSAVVRYERGREVVPEP; encoded by the coding sequence GTGCCCAGCACCCTGCGACAGGACGGCGCCGCGGGGTCGCCGCCGGCGCGGCCCGGGGCGTCTCCGCCGCCGCGCCCCGGTGCGGAGCCCGGTCGCGTGGCGGCGCTGACCGCCCGCAGCGGCATCGAGCTGGGCGCCCTGCTCGCCGGCTGCGCCCTGCTCCGGGTGGGCGCCGCCGGGGCCGGCCAGGCGGTGCAGCTCGACCTCGTCGACCTCGGCGGGGGCCGTGCCAGCCACATCACCGTGGGCCTGGTGGGCGCCGCTCAGGCGGTGCCGGAGATGCTGCTGGCCTTCGGCCTCGCCCGCCTCGCGGACCGGTTCGGCCGCCGCCGCTTCCTCATCGGCGGCCCGCTCCTGGGGATGCTCGCCGTGCTCCTGCTCGCCGGCGCCGTGCACCCCGCGCAGATCGGCATCGCCCGGCTCTTCGAGGGGGTGGGCGCCGCCGCCTTCGTGCCCACCGCGCTCGGCACCATCGCCGCCGCGACCTCCTCCGACCGGGCGGTCAGGGCGCGGGCGAGCGGCGCCTTCGAGGGCGCCACGCTGGTGGGCTACGCCGGCGGCTTCCTGGTGGGCCCGCTCTTCTATCACCTGCTCGGCAGGGGATGCTTCCTCGTCCTCGCCGCCTTCTACCTCGCCGCCGCGCTGGTCTCGCTGCGCTTCGTCCCCTGGATCCCGCCGCTGCAGACCAGCCCGGTGGGGGTGATCATGCGGGCGATCACCGGGCCGGGTCCGATCCGGGTCTTCATCCCCGCCTGGCTGGCGGTGAACACCCTGGTGGGCGGCTGGTACTTCAACCTCGCCTCGCTGCTCCGGCAGTCGCGCGACCCCTCCCAGACGCTGGTCCACGGCTTCGACAACCGGGTGATCTCCGCGATCCTGCTCGGCTGGGTGGTGCTGCTCATCCTCGGCATCCTCATCTGGACACCGGTGCTGCGCCGGATCGGCGGCCCGGCCACGATGCGCCGAGCCATCCCCGGGGTCTACCTGATCGGCATCGGCACCCTGCTGATGAATCACCTGCCGCTGGCCTGGGCCCCGGCGCTGCTCCCGATCGCCGCCGTCGGGGTGATGACCATCGGAGGGTTCGGACCCGCCGCGGTGGCCTACCTCGCCGACTGCTCGGAGAGCCTGGCCGCCGACCGTGCGGCGCTGATGGCCTTCTACACCATCACCCTCGCAGGTGGCGGCGCACTCGGATCACTGCTCGGCGGCCTCCTGGCGAAGTGGCTGCTCCTCGACGGCCTGGTGCTGCTCGGCGTGCTCTGCGCCACCGTCGCCCTGGTCTCGCTGAGCGCGGTGGTGCGCTACGAGCGGGGGCGCGAGGTGGTGCCGGAGCCCTGA
- a CDS encoding CinA family protein produces the protein MADEGRGAAISVLIGAGAGAIGVGVGAAARGLVRRRARRDPSAEPLLAELYPESAASAAALLAAGLTVATAESCTGGLLGAVITALPGSSRYMLGGVVAYADEVKIDLLLVPAELIEAHGAVSEAVALAMAAGARRRLHADIGLGITGVAGPGAAGSEKPPGLIWVAVAGPDGRRRAVRLEGDHGREANRGVAVRAALGLCTEAARRAARGRGRVAGG, from the coding sequence ATGGCGGACGAGGGTCGGGGGGCGGCGATCTCGGTGCTGATCGGCGCCGGGGCCGGGGCGATCGGGGTCGGCGTCGGCGCGGCCGCCCGGGGGCTGGTCCGGCGCCGCGCCCGCCGCGATCCCTCGGCGGAGCCGCTGCTGGCCGAGCTCTACCCGGAGTCGGCGGCGTCCGCGGCGGCGCTGCTCGCCGCCGGCCTCACCGTGGCCACCGCCGAGTCGTGCACCGGCGGCCTGCTCGGGGCGGTGATCACCGCCCTGCCGGGCTCGTCGCGCTACATGCTCGGCGGGGTGGTCGCGTACGCCGACGAGGTGAAGATCGACCTCCTCCTGGTGCCCGCCGAGCTCATCGAGGCCCACGGGGCGGTGAGCGAGGCGGTGGCGCTGGCGATGGCGGCCGGGGCGCGCCGCCGGCTCCACGCCGACATCGGCCTCGGGATCACCGGCGTCGCCGGCCCCGGCGCCGCCGGCTCGGAGAAGCCGCCGGGGCTCATCTGGGTGGCGGTCGCCGGCCCCGACGGCCGGCGCCGGGCGGTGCGCCTGGAGGGCGACCACGGGCGGGAGGCCAACCGTGGCGTGGCGGTGCGGGCGGCGCTGGGTCTCTGCACCGAGGCCGCCCGGCGGGCGGCCCGGGGACGGGGTCGGGTCGCCGGGGGGTGA
- the rimO gene encoding 30S ribosomal protein S12 methylthiotransferase RimO: MAGTPPTYHLRVLGCPKNQVDGGYLEGLMEGRGYEPAASPEQADVAIVHTCGFIEAAAQESVDTLLELGEVKRRNPGMRLVASGCLAQRHGADLAESMPELDLVIGTRDWPALPDELAGPRIGRPVVRVEELRPVDYSQLPFRPTAPATTYLKLSDGCNFRCAFCTIPSFTGNLRSKPVEVIAAEAAAALDRGVEELVLVAQDLTGYGKDLPERSSLSELLRRLAALEPAPTWIRMMYATLEGVSEELIETIATTPCVARYLDMPLQHVHPDVLRRMKRPYSADRAMHVLARLRAAMPDLALRSTFVVGFPGETEAEFQFLLDFLGEAELDWVTAFAYSEEDGTVAARMTGQVAPELREERRRAVYAAQAPASRARNRRVVGRDLLVLGEAVAPGRGGRPPVLLGRSEREAPEVDGRVVVRGLDDPAALLDRFLTVRITAAGTYQVAGVPATVEG, from the coding sequence ATGGCCGGCACGCCGCCGACCTACCACCTGCGGGTCCTCGGCTGCCCGAAGAACCAGGTGGACGGCGGCTACCTCGAGGGCCTGATGGAGGGTCGGGGGTACGAGCCCGCGGCCTCCCCCGAGCAGGCCGACGTCGCCATCGTGCACACCTGCGGATTCATCGAGGCCGCCGCCCAGGAGTCGGTCGACACCCTGCTCGAGCTCGGCGAGGTGAAGCGGCGCAACCCCGGGATGCGGCTGGTGGCGAGCGGCTGCCTCGCCCAGCGTCACGGCGCCGACCTTGCGGAATCGATGCCCGAGCTCGACCTGGTGATCGGCACCCGCGACTGGCCTGCGCTCCCCGACGAGCTCGCCGGCCCCCGGATCGGACGCCCGGTGGTGCGGGTGGAGGAGCTGCGCCCGGTGGACTACTCGCAGCTGCCCTTCCGTCCCACCGCGCCGGCGACCACGTACCTCAAGCTCAGCGACGGCTGCAACTTCCGCTGCGCCTTCTGCACGATCCCGTCGTTCACCGGCAACCTGCGCAGCAAGCCGGTGGAGGTGATCGCCGCCGAGGCCGCCGCCGCCCTCGACCGCGGGGTCGAGGAGCTGGTGCTGGTCGCCCAGGACCTCACCGGCTACGGGAAGGACCTCCCCGAGCGCAGCTCGCTCTCCGAGCTGCTGCGCCGGCTGGCGGCCCTGGAGCCGGCGCCGACCTGGATCCGGATGATGTACGCCACCCTCGAGGGGGTCTCCGAGGAGCTGATCGAGACGATCGCGACCACCCCCTGCGTGGCCCGCTACCTCGACATGCCGCTCCAGCACGTCCACCCCGACGTGCTCCGGCGGATGAAGCGGCCGTACAGCGCCGACCGGGCGATGCACGTCCTCGCCCGGCTCCGGGCCGCGATGCCCGACCTGGCGCTGCGCAGCACCTTCGTGGTCGGCTTCCCCGGGGAGACCGAGGCTGAGTTCCAGTTCCTCCTCGACTTCCTCGGCGAGGCCGAGCTCGACTGGGTCACCGCCTTCGCCTACTCGGAGGAGGACGGCACCGTCGCCGCCCGGATGACCGGCCAGGTGGCGCCCGAGCTCCGGGAGGAGCGGCGCCGCGCCGTGTACGCCGCCCAGGCTCCGGCCTCGCGGGCGCGCAACCGGCGGGTGGTCGGCCGCGACCTGCTCGTCCTCGGCGAGGCGGTGGCCCCGGGGCGGGGCGGCCGTCCCCCGGTGCTGCTGGGACGGTCCGAGCGCGAGGCGCCCGAGGTCGACGGCCGGGTGGTGGTGCGCGGCCTCGACGACCCCGCCGCCCTCCTCGACCGCTTCCTGACCGTGCGGATCACCGCCGCGGGCACCTACCAGGTGGCCGGCGTCCCCGCGACGGTCGAGGGTTGA
- a CDS encoding YajQ family cyclic di-GMP-binding protein translates to MATDHSFDVVSDYDQQELVNALDQARREITTRYDFKNVTAEITQEKDELVFLSDSDMHLKAMLDVLQSKLHRRGIDLKILDPQKPEDAARGNLRQVVKLKKGISDDLGRDLNKRIRAAHPKVQVRIEGDKLRVSSKEKDTLQGVIKDLRELELDVPLQFTNYR, encoded by the coding sequence ATGGCAACAGACCACAGCTTCGACGTCGTCAGCGACTACGACCAGCAGGAGCTGGTGAACGCGCTCGACCAGGCGCGGCGGGAGATCACGACCCGCTACGACTTCAAGAACGTGACCGCCGAGATCACCCAGGAGAAGGACGAGCTGGTCTTCCTGAGCGACTCGGACATGCATCTGAAGGCGATGCTCGACGTGCTCCAGAGCAAGCTGCACCGCCGTGGGATCGATCTCAAGATCCTCGACCCCCAGAAGCCCGAGGACGCCGCCAGGGGGAACCTCCGCCAGGTGGTCAAGCTCAAAAAGGGCATCTCGGACGATCTCGGCCGGGATCTCAACAAGAGGATCCGCGCCGCGCATCCCAAGGTGCAGGTGCGCATCGAGGGCGACAAGCTGCGGGTCTCGTCGAAGGAGAAGGACACGCTGCAGGGTGTGATCAAGGACCTCCGCGAGCTCGAGCTCGACGTCCCCCTGCAGTTCACCAACTACCGCTGA
- the rny gene encoding ribonuclease Y produces MLVALILLAVAAVALAGAILYTRQQLEKERATRAADEERHRETLAELDQQRKQMMLAAKEEALKLRSEVETENRERRAELARLEQRGAQREEAMERRAQEMDSREERLGRRELELEEVRGGIDAERAGITTELERVAALTQGEARDEIITRVEAELTPEIAARIRAASDRVREEADQRSREILIAAMQRHAADQSGETSVTVVQLPSDEMKGRIIGREGRNIRALEAATGVDLIIDDTPEAVVLSGFDPVRREVARMTLEKLLTDGRIHPARIEEMVTKSRSDIQLLIKEEGEKACFAAGIQGVHPELVKLLGTLRFRTSYGQNVLVHSTEVAALAGMIAAEIGADEDEAREVALFHDIGRAVDHEIEGSHAVIGAEILSRLGRPANVVHAVRAHHYDEEPRTIGAFVLLTADAISAGRPGARRETLASYIKRLERLEAIANEMPGVERTFAIQAGREIRVMVRPERVDDDTAVVMARDIAKRIETELTYPGQIKVTVLRETRSVEYAK; encoded by the coding sequence ATGCTGGTAGCCCTGATCCTGCTGGCCGTGGCCGCGGTCGCCCTGGCCGGCGCCATCCTCTACACCCGACAGCAGCTGGAGAAGGAGCGGGCCACCCGCGCCGCCGACGAGGAGCGCCACCGCGAGACCCTCGCCGAGCTCGACCAGCAGCGCAAGCAGATGATGCTCGCCGCCAAGGAGGAGGCGCTGAAGCTCCGCTCCGAGGTGGAGACGGAGAACCGGGAGCGCCGCGCCGAGCTGGCCCGCCTCGAGCAGCGCGGCGCCCAGCGCGAGGAGGCGATGGAGCGCCGGGCCCAGGAGATGGACTCCCGGGAGGAGCGGCTCGGCCGCCGCGAGCTGGAGCTCGAGGAGGTGCGCGGCGGCATCGACGCCGAGCGCGCCGGGATCACCACCGAGCTGGAACGGGTGGCCGCCCTCACCCAGGGCGAGGCGCGCGACGAGATCATCACCCGGGTCGAGGCGGAGCTGACCCCGGAGATCGCCGCCCGCATCCGCGCCGCCTCCGACCGGGTCCGCGAGGAGGCCGACCAGCGCAGCCGCGAGATCCTCATCGCGGCGATGCAGCGGCACGCCGCCGACCAGTCGGGCGAGACCTCGGTGACGGTGGTCCAGCTTCCCAGCGACGAGATGAAGGGCCGCATCATCGGCCGCGAGGGCCGGAACATCCGCGCCCTCGAGGCGGCCACCGGGGTCGACCTGATCATCGACGACACCCCCGAGGCGGTGGTGCTCAGCGGCTTCGACCCGGTGCGCCGCGAGGTCGCCCGGATGACCCTCGAGAAGCTCCTCACCGACGGTCGCATCCACCCCGCCCGGATCGAGGAGATGGTCACCAAGAGCCGCTCGGACATCCAGCTGCTGATCAAGGAGGAGGGGGAGAAGGCCTGCTTCGCGGCGGGCATCCAGGGCGTGCATCCCGAGCTGGTCAAGTTGCTGGGCACCCTGCGCTTCCGCACCTCGTACGGCCAGAACGTGCTCGTCCACAGCACCGAGGTGGCCGCCCTCGCGGGGATGATCGCCGCCGAGATCGGGGCCGACGAGGACGAGGCCCGGGAGGTCGCCCTCTTCCACGACATCGGCCGGGCGGTCGACCACGAGATCGAGGGGTCGCACGCCGTCATCGGCGCCGAGATCCTCTCCCGGCTGGGACGGCCCGCCAACGTGGTCCACGCGGTCCGCGCCCACCACTACGACGAGGAGCCGAGGACCATCGGAGCCTTCGTGCTGCTCACCGCCGACGCGATCTCCGCGGGACGGCCGGGGGCGCGTCGCGAGACCCTCGCCTCCTACATCAAGCGCCTGGAGCGGCTGGAGGCGATCGCCAACGAGATGCCGGGGGTCGAGCGCACCTTCGCCATCCAGGCCGGCCGGGAGATCCGGGTCATGGTCCGGCCCGAGCGCGTCGACGACGACACCGCCGTGGTCATGGCCCGCGACATCGCCAAGCGCATCGAGACCGAGCTCACCTACCCCGGTCAGATCAAGGTGACGGTGCTCCGCGAGACCCGCTCCGTCGAGTACGCCAAGTGA
- a CDS encoding MiaB/RimO family radical SAM methylthiotransferase → MPALIPLSPSASHFQAVPLATQRREPIVVPLGRPPRVHLWHIGCQMNEADRLQLGEQLAEIGCIPEVPLDDADLAIIISCAVRQNAEQKVYGRMRELMRWKEARPGRAIALTGCMGVEHGSALLDRLPGLDYLFDVREPDGFLARLQGLWGGDLDGPLPLPASDRLSAYVPVIGGCNEMCSYCIVPFVRGREGSRPVEAVVEDVRRLVGRGVREVTLLGQNVNSYRDPATGAGLPELMAAVDAVPGLWRQRFLTSHPRNASAALFEAIRDLPTVCEQLHLPVQAGDDDLLKRMRRVYTVADYRAIIDRARAAVARLALSTDIIVGFCGETEAEFEGTERLLREVRFDVVHLQAYSPRPGTAAARRPDDVPLVEKKRRLNHLLAVQREIALERNLALCGTEVEVLVESVTDDGRPFGRSRGNRVTRLAEGSAVAGELVRAEVRSATAWQLVAGSPRGGVEAP, encoded by the coding sequence GTGCCTGCACTCATCCCGCTCAGCCCCTCGGCGTCGCATTTTCAGGCGGTGCCGCTCGCCACGCAGCGGCGGGAGCCGATCGTCGTGCCGCTGGGGCGGCCGCCTCGGGTGCATCTGTGGCACATCGGCTGCCAGATGAACGAGGCCGACCGGCTGCAGCTGGGCGAGCAGCTCGCGGAGATCGGCTGCATCCCCGAGGTGCCGCTCGACGACGCCGACCTCGCCATCATCATCAGCTGCGCGGTGCGGCAGAACGCCGAGCAGAAGGTGTACGGGCGCATGCGCGAGCTGATGCGCTGGAAGGAGGCGCGCCCGGGACGGGCGATCGCGCTCACCGGCTGCATGGGGGTCGAGCACGGCTCCGCGCTCCTCGACCGGCTGCCCGGCCTCGACTACCTCTTCGACGTCCGCGAGCCCGACGGCTTCCTGGCGCGGCTGCAGGGCCTCTGGGGCGGCGACCTCGACGGCCCGCTGCCGCTGCCCGCCTCCGACCGGCTCAGCGCCTATGTTCCGGTCATCGGTGGCTGCAACGAGATGTGCTCGTACTGCATCGTGCCCTTCGTCCGCGGGCGCGAGGGCAGCCGGCCGGTGGAGGCGGTGGTCGAGGACGTGCGGCGGCTGGTCGGGCGCGGGGTCCGCGAGGTGACCCTGCTGGGGCAGAACGTCAACTCCTACCGCGACCCCGCCACCGGCGCCGGGCTGCCCGAGCTGATGGCCGCGGTCGACGCCGTGCCCGGGCTCTGGCGCCAGCGCTTCCTCACATCCCATCCGCGCAACGCCTCGGCGGCGCTCTTCGAGGCGATCCGCGACCTGCCCACCGTCTGCGAGCAGCTCCACCTCCCCGTACAGGCGGGCGACGACGACCTGCTCAAGCGGATGCGCCGCGTCTACACCGTCGCCGACTACCGGGCGATCATCGACCGGGCGCGGGCGGCGGTCGCCCGCCTCGCGCTGAGCACCGACATCATCGTCGGCTTCTGCGGCGAGACCGAGGCCGAGTTCGAGGGCACCGAGCGGCTCCTCCGCGAGGTGCGCTTCGACGTCGTCCACCTCCAGGCCTACTCGCCCCGCCCGGGGACGGCGGCGGCGCGGCGGCCCGACGACGTGCCCCTGGTGGAGAAGAAGCGCCGGCTCAACCACCTGCTCGCGGTGCAGCGGGAGATCGCCCTGGAGCGCAACCTCGCCCTCTGCGGCACCGAGGTCGAGGTCCTCGTCGAGTCGGTCACCGACGACGGCCGGCCCTTCGGACGCAGCCGCGGCAACCGGGTGACCCGGCTGGCCGAGGGATCGGCGGTGGCCGGCGAGCTGGTCCGCGCCGAGGTGCGGTCGGCGACCGCCTGGCAGCTGGTGGCCGGGTCGCCGCGGGGGGGTGTGGAGGCGCCGTGA
- the pgsA gene encoding CDP-diacylglycerol--glycerol-3-phosphate 3-phosphatidyltransferase, with protein MIRSRLNLPTQLTLLRLALIPVVGYSISASFPYHDQVGAAVYATAAATDTLDGEIARRRRLVTELGKFLDPLADKLLVITVLVIMVSASVIPAWVALVVVSREFLITGLRLLAASQGVVIGSTPWGKSKTLTQNLMLELLILQRPFPVLHGVAIASVALAVTATVLSGLDYLWRYRRFVV; from the coding sequence TTGATCCGCTCGCGGCTCAACCTGCCCACCCAGCTGACCCTGCTGCGCCTGGCGCTGATCCCCGTGGTCGGCTACTCGATCTCGGCGTCGTTCCCGTACCACGACCAGGTCGGCGCCGCCGTCTACGCCACCGCGGCCGCCACCGACACCCTCGACGGCGAGATCGCCCGCCGCCGGCGGCTGGTGACCGAGCTGGGCAAGTTCCTCGACCCGCTCGCCGACAAGCTGCTGGTGATCACCGTGCTGGTGATCATGGTCAGCGCGTCGGTGATCCCGGCGTGGGTGGCGCTGGTGGTGGTCTCCCGCGAGTTCCTGATCACCGGCCTGCGGCTGCTCGCCGCCTCCCAGGGCGTGGTGATCGGCTCGACCCCGTGGGGGAAGTCGAAGACCCTGACCCAGAACCTCATGCTCGAGCTGCTGATCCTGCAGCGTCCGTTCCCGGTGCTCCACGGGGTCGCGATCGCCTCGGTCGCCCTGGCGGTCACCGCCACCGTCCTCAGCGGGCTCGACTACCTCTGGCGGTACCGGCGCTTCGTCGTCTGA